The Salegentibacter mishustinae genome includes a window with the following:
- a CDS encoding DUF4174 domain-containing protein, with product MLKSISFLLLIFFFTMNVNAQDLSKHQWKDRLILIITEEKTEKFQQQITELQKHQQGLKERKLVVYKILPEKYSTGFQEENWKSSTELYGKYKVKNSDFRVMLIGLDGGEKLEQTEVLSIEKLFNTIDSMPMRQAEMRKNR from the coding sequence CTATAAGCTTCTTACTACTAATTTTCTTTTTTACTATGAATGTAAATGCGCAAGATCTTTCTAAACACCAATGGAAAGATCGTCTCATTTTGATTATTACTGAAGAGAAAACCGAAAAATTTCAACAACAAATTACCGAGCTTCAAAAACATCAACAAGGCTTAAAGGAGCGAAAATTGGTGGTCTACAAAATTTTACCTGAAAAATACAGCACCGGATTCCAAGAAGAAAACTGGAAGAGTTCTACAGAGCTCTATGGAAAATATAAAGTTAAAAATAGCGATTTCAGGGTTATGCTGATTGGTTTAGATGGCGGCGAAAAACTGGAACAAACCGAAGTGCTTTCCATAGAAAAACTTTTTAATACTATAGATAGTATGCCTATGCGGCAGGCCGAAATGAGAAAGAACAGATGA
- a CDS encoding CBS domain-containing protein, giving the protein MGIKSFQGKRAAPEKEKSAPMLVRDYMSTSLITFKEHENIMDVAEKLTKNKISGGCVVDDNNKLLGLISEGDCMKQISDSRYYNMPLDNATVGKRMTCNVDTIDGNMNVMDAAKLFIEKRFRRFPIVEHGKLIGQISQSDVLRAAVRLKSNNWHLG; this is encoded by the coding sequence ATGGGTATTAAAAGTTTTCAGGGAAAACGGGCGGCGCCGGAAAAGGAAAAAAGCGCTCCAATGTTAGTTAGAGATTATATGAGTACTTCACTTATTACCTTTAAGGAACACGAAAATATTATGGATGTTGCTGAAAAACTCACTAAAAATAAGATTTCCGGTGGGTGTGTGGTAGACGATAATAATAAGTTATTGGGGCTTATTTCTGAAGGGGATTGTATGAAACAAATTTCTGACAGCAGATATTATAATATGCCTTTAGATAATGCCACGGTAGGAAAACGAATGACTTGTAATGTTGATACTATAGATGGGAATATGAATGTGATGGATGCCGCGAAACTCTTTATTGAAAAACGATTTAGGAGATTTCCAATTGTAGAACACGGGAAACTTATTGGGCAAATTAGTCAGAGTGATGTTTTGCGGGCTGCGGTACGCTTAAAAAGTAATAACTGGCATTTGGGTTGA